Sequence from the Parvicella tangerina genome:
CGATGCCTTCCTCCTGGATATGGATGCAATCGAACAATTTCAATACTCCAAACACATCATTCATGCTCTCCATAGCAAACATACCCTGGCTGGGAAAAGAGTTCACTGGGTTTCTAGGGTTCATTCTCCTGGATGGAAGGGTAGAAACGTTTGGAACCTACTCGAAATCAGACCTCAAAATTCAAGAGAATAAAGATACTATAGCAGTTACCATCACAACAAAGAATCGCATTTTAAAAATTGCTGCTACAAGAAGTGAGGCTGGTATGTTAGCCGCACCTGTTAAAGGTTCTATGGACAGGAGAATAGCTGAAAGTATAAATGCACAGCTTAACATCACTGTTTACGATCTAAACAACACGGTTCTTTTCAGGGATAGTTCAAATACTTCTGGACTTGAGGTGGTAGGGAATCTGTCGGAGCTTAAAAAGATTAAATAGGTTATCGCTTCCAAAATCTCAAATTAAAACTAGGCGGCTCTTCATTCTTCATTCGATCAAAGTACACCCAAATCGCAATCAGAGCGAAAATAGCGTTTGGCACCCACACTGCAAGAGCAGGAGACAACCCTACGTTTGTGGCTGCCACCGTGGTCATCTTCATAAAAAAGATGTAGGCAAAACTCACCAACAATCCAAAGAAAATACTTTTACCAACTCCTTCACGACTTTTTCTGGAAGCAACAGACAATCCAAGCAAGGTAAGCACATAAGCTGCAAATGGGTAAGCAGTGCGTTCATGAAGTGTTAATTCGATGCTTACGACATTGTTGGCTCCTTTTTTTCTTTGCTTCTCTAAGTACTTCATTAACTCCGGAGTTGTCATAGCAACCATGGAGTTATTCTCAACCCCCAATTCTTTAATATTAAAATGAAGGGTGGTATCAACTTTCGAAATGAGCTGAACCACTTCACTCGAATCATTGATTTTTCTAATAAATACATTCGTAAAGGACCAGTCATTGCTCAGACTATCTCCTATCGCAACGTGAACTTGCATGTCTTTGTACATCGTATACAGGCCGTTATCATCCATCTTCCAATTCTCCACCCACAACCTCTTAACAGAATTATCCAGAGGCGAATAGAGACTGTAATGCACAATGGTAGAGTCATCAATTTGCAAGTTGGTATTATCAATGGCATTAACTGGCCAAATGTATTTGTTCTCAAAGTGAATCCGTTGTTTGTTCGCCTCTGGCACCCAATAATGATTAGACAACAAGGAGAACACTAGTAAAACCGTACTCACAATCAAGTAGGGTCTTGTAAATCTTCTGAAGCTCACGCCATTACTCAGTATGGCAATGATCTCACTGCGTTGTGCCATCATACTGGTAAAAAAGAGAACCGCTAAAAAAATGATTAACGAACTAAACAAGTTCATGTAGTGAATGAAAAAGTAAGGGTAGTACTCAGTAATAATTTTCCAAACCGTCAAATCAGTATCGGGCTTGGTGAAGTCTCTTAATCGCTCGCTGATATCTATTACGATCGAAATACTCATCA
This genomic interval carries:
- a CDS encoding LptF/LptG family permease — protein: MFKKLDLYIGRKFLFTYIFMIVVVMSISIVIDISERLRDFTKPDTDLTVWKIITEYYPYFFIHYMNLFSSLIIFLAVLFFTSMMAQRSEIIAILSNGVSFRRFTRPYLIVSTVLLVFSLLSNHYWVPEANKQRIHFENKYIWPVNAIDNTNLQIDDSTIVHYSLYSPLDNSVKRLWVENWKMDDNGLYTMYKDMQVHVAIGDSLSNDWSFTNVFIRKINDSSEVVQLISKVDTTLHFNIKELGVENNSMVAMTTPELMKYLEKQRKKGANNVVSIELTLHERTAYPFAAYVLTLLGLSVASRKSREGVGKSIFFGLLVSFAYIFFMKMTTVAATNVGLSPALAVWVPNAIFALIAIWVYFDRMKNEEPPSFNLRFWKR